A genome region from Micromonospora peucetia includes the following:
- a CDS encoding chitinase C-terminal domain-containing protein, whose product MLEVGELRKQLSKLLVGGAVGLLAAATALTVAPAAHSAVSADEACRPDGLYRTPGTAVPYCTVYDTNGREKLGTDHSRRIIGYFTSWRTGRNGSPAYLANQIPWDKITHINYAFAHVDAGNKISVGNPGAADNPATNMTWPGVAGAEMDPAYAYTGHFNLLNKYKKQNPNVRTLISVGGWAETGGFFDDNGDRVDAGGFYRMTTSGANTVNTAGINTFADSVVAFLRTYGFDGVDIDYEYPTSNNKAGNPLDFAQADAKRAGLNASYQVLMKTLREKLDAAAATDSKHYLLTVAAPASGWLLRGMESHQALQYLDYVNIMSYDLHGSWNHHVGPNAALYDNGDDAELVAGGVYGAYSNIGYLNTDWAYHYFRAALPSGRVNIGVPYYTRGWQGVTGGTNGLWGRAALPDQTKCPPGTGSSVGSTTPCGNGAVGIDNLWHDLDNAGREVPAGANPMWHAKNLERGITPDYLSAYGLTPATDPADRISGSYARNYSAALVAPWLWNAQKNVFLSTEDEQSLGAKADYVVNKGLGGVMIWELAGDYAYDQAKGQYGMGETLTTLLYDRFRAAPAYGARRAAITLPTQTIDVTATVGGFALGDNNYPINPELRLTNNTGSPIPAGAQLEFDYPTTTPTLTQQSGWALTVVSTGHTGSNVGGLRGDYHRVRLTVPAAIAPGAYAEVTLNYQLPIAGPANYTLTFGGQTYSLTSDHARGAVPVNPTPTPSGSTPGGTCTAPAWSAGTAYSGGARVSHAGRTWSAKWWTQGETPGSAAVWADEGPCAASPSPTTSPTASPTTSPTASPTPTGGTCTAPAWSAGTAYAGGTVVSHNGHRWTAKWWTQGDVPGANTQSVWTDNGPC is encoded by the coding sequence GTGTTGGAGGTGGGCGAGTTGCGGAAGCAGTTGAGCAAGCTCCTCGTCGGCGGTGCGGTCGGTCTGTTGGCTGCGGCGACGGCGCTGACCGTGGCCCCCGCCGCGCACTCCGCCGTCAGCGCCGACGAGGCGTGCCGGCCGGACGGGCTGTATCGGACGCCGGGCACGGCGGTGCCGTACTGCACCGTCTACGACACCAACGGCCGGGAGAAGCTGGGCACCGACCACTCCCGCCGCATCATCGGCTACTTCACCAGCTGGCGCACCGGACGCAACGGATCCCCGGCGTACCTGGCCAACCAGATCCCCTGGGACAAGATCACCCACATCAACTACGCCTTCGCCCACGTCGACGCGGGCAACAAGATCTCGGTCGGCAACCCGGGAGCGGCGGACAACCCGGCCACCAACATGACGTGGCCGGGCGTCGCCGGCGCCGAGATGGACCCGGCGTACGCCTACACCGGACACTTCAACCTGCTCAACAAGTACAAGAAGCAGAACCCGAACGTGCGTACGCTGATCAGCGTCGGCGGGTGGGCCGAGACCGGCGGCTTCTTCGACGACAACGGCGACCGGGTCGACGCGGGTGGCTTCTACCGGATGACCACCAGCGGCGCGAACACGGTCAACACCGCAGGGATCAACACCTTCGCCGACTCCGTGGTCGCCTTCCTGCGCACCTACGGCTTCGACGGGGTGGACATCGACTACGAGTACCCCACCTCCAACAACAAGGCCGGCAACCCCCTCGACTTCGCGCAGGCGGACGCCAAGCGGGCCGGGCTGAACGCCTCCTACCAGGTGCTGATGAAGACGCTGCGGGAGAAGCTCGACGCGGCTGCCGCCACCGACAGCAAGCACTACCTGCTCACGGTGGCCGCACCCGCCTCAGGGTGGCTGCTGCGGGGCATGGAGTCCCACCAGGCGTTGCAGTACCTCGACTACGTCAACATCATGTCGTACGACCTGCACGGCTCCTGGAACCACCACGTCGGTCCGAACGCCGCCCTCTACGACAACGGCGACGACGCCGAGCTGGTCGCCGGCGGCGTCTACGGCGCCTACAGCAACATCGGCTACCTCAACACCGACTGGGCCTACCACTACTTCCGCGCCGCGTTACCCAGCGGGCGGGTCAACATCGGCGTGCCCTACTACACCCGCGGCTGGCAGGGCGTCACCGGCGGCACCAACGGGCTGTGGGGCCGGGCCGCCCTGCCGGACCAGACCAAGTGCCCACCGGGCACCGGCTCCTCGGTCGGCTCCACCACCCCCTGCGGAAACGGTGCGGTCGGCATCGACAACCTCTGGCACGACCTGGACAACGCCGGCAGGGAGGTGCCCGCCGGGGCGAACCCGATGTGGCACGCCAAGAACCTGGAACGCGGCATCACCCCGGACTACCTGTCCGCGTACGGGCTGACCCCGGCCACCGACCCGGCCGACCGGATCAGCGGCAGCTACGCCCGTAACTACTCCGCCGCGCTGGTCGCGCCCTGGCTGTGGAACGCGCAGAAGAACGTCTTCCTCTCCACCGAGGACGAGCAGTCCCTCGGCGCCAAGGCGGACTACGTGGTCAACAAGGGCCTCGGCGGCGTGATGATCTGGGAACTCGCCGGTGACTACGCGTACGACCAGGCCAAGGGCCAGTACGGGATGGGCGAGACCCTGACCACCCTGCTCTACGACAGGTTCCGGGCGGCGCCCGCGTACGGGGCCCGCAGGGCTGCCATCACCCTGCCGACCCAGACCATCGACGTGACCGCCACAGTCGGGGGCTTCGCCCTCGGCGACAACAACTACCCGATCAACCCGGAACTGCGGCTGACCAACAACACCGGCAGCCCGATCCCGGCCGGGGCGCAGCTGGAGTTCGACTACCCGACCACCACACCGACCCTCACCCAGCAGTCCGGCTGGGCCCTGACCGTCGTGTCCACGGGTCACACGGGCAGCAACGTGGGCGGGCTCAGGGGTGACTACCACCGGGTCCGGCTCACCGTCCCGGCAGCCATCGCCCCCGGCGCGTACGCGGAGGTGACTCTCAACTACCAGCTGCCGATCGCGGGACCGGCCAACTACACCCTCACCTTCGGTGGGCAGACGTACTCGCTGACCAGCGACCACGCCCGTGGGGCGGTGCCGGTCAACCCGACGCCCACCCCGAGCGGTTCCACCCCCGGCGGAACCTGCACCGCGCCGGCCTGGTCGGCCGGGACCGCCTACTCCGGTGGGGCGAGGGTGTCCCATGCCGGGCGCACCTGGAGTGCGAAGTGGTGGACCCAGGGGGAAACCCCGGGCAGCGCCGCCGTCTGGGCCGACGAGGGGCCCTGCGCCGCCTCGCCGTCTCCGACCACCTCGCCGACGGCGAGTCCCACCACGTCTCCGACGGCCAGCCCGACCCCGACCGGCGGGACCTGCACGGCGCCGGCCTGGTCGGCGGGTACCGCCTATGCCGGCGGCACGGTGGTCTCGCACAACGGCCACCGGTGGACCGCGAAGTGGTGGACCCAGGGTGACGTGCCGGGAGCCAACACCCAGAGCGTCTGGACCGACAACGGTCCCTGCTGA
- a CDS encoding MSCRAMM family protein, whose translation MPDSLLRPRARVTAALAATLLLLSAALGPAAAGHAAATATGSVRTTVQDAGTGQPARACVSLVPLDRERLTRVYIGESQLGRFGGCTDEQGRIEVTGVEPGRYRLFAQPYETERYGRQWVGGHGGTGQRHRAWVVLVGAGATSTAPRIRLDPPGRISGRVTDAVTGLPVAGAHVAVVPFVPHPKYTPDTPISDDTGRYTVTGLGPYDWALRFSGPRIAAQWSGGVGGALLARTVRVRPGGTATLDQALRPPTTVRGSIRVDEPAAYGTVVAFDAVTAEVTGAVDVGTSYDLPMLPGQLVRLRCDCSFGPGRWYPAGSGFTDGLPVWVGRAPVTADFDLTAGADG comes from the coding sequence ATGCCTGATTCTCTGCTCCGACCACGCGCGCGGGTGACTGCCGCGCTGGCCGCCACGCTTCTCCTGCTGTCGGCCGCCCTCGGTCCGGCGGCAGCCGGCCACGCGGCGGCAACGGCCACCGGCAGCGTGAGGACGACGGTCCAGGACGCCGGCACCGGTCAGCCGGCCCGGGCCTGCGTGAGTCTCGTCCCGCTGGACCGCGAACGGCTGACCAGGGTGTACATCGGCGAGAGTCAGCTCGGCAGGTTCGGCGGCTGCACCGACGAGCAGGGCAGGATCGAGGTGACCGGGGTGGAACCGGGACGCTACCGGCTCTTCGCCCAGCCCTACGAGACCGAGCGGTACGGGCGGCAGTGGGTCGGCGGGCACGGCGGCACCGGGCAGCGGCACCGGGCGTGGGTGGTCCTGGTCGGCGCTGGCGCCACCAGCACCGCCCCCCGGATCCGGCTCGATCCGCCCGGCCGGATCTCCGGCAGGGTCACCGACGCGGTGACCGGGCTGCCGGTCGCGGGCGCGCACGTCGCCGTGGTGCCGTTCGTGCCGCATCCGAAGTACACCCCGGACACCCCGATCAGCGACGACACCGGCCGCTACACCGTCACCGGGCTGGGGCCGTACGACTGGGCACTGCGCTTCTCCGGCCCGCGGATCGCGGCGCAGTGGTCCGGTGGCGTCGGCGGCGCCCTGCTGGCCCGGACGGTCCGGGTGCGCCCCGGCGGCACCGCCACGCTCGACCAGGCTCTCCGCCCCCCGACCACCGTGCGTGGATCGATCCGGGTGGACGAGCCGGCGGCCTACGGCACTGTCGTCGCCTTCGACGCCGTCACCGCAGAGGTCACCGGCGCGGTGGACGTCGGCACGTCGTACGACCTTCCGATGCTCCCCGGACAGTTGGTCAGGCTGCGGTGTGACTGCTCCTTCGGCCCTGGCCGCTGGTATCCGGCCGGCAGCGGGTTCACCGACGGCCTCCCGGTGTGGGTGGGCCGGGCGCCGGTCACCGCCGACTTCGACCTGACCGCCGGCGCCGACGGCTGA
- a CDS encoding methyltransferase, translating to MINPTPLMRLVAGVWGFKTLAVGVELGLFTRLANGRTLTVDEVATEFGLAERPADLLLAASASLGLLEKAGDGYRNSELAEQFLVEGRPYYFGAQIRYSDLRTYLPWHRIGEALRTDRPLTWDPQAQQSMFDTTDPQMLLEFWDAMYSTSSFTARALADAYDFGAHTRLLDVGGGAGAFPIEFCRRLPDLRATILDLPHVCVRAEERIAEAGLSGRIGTVGGDFLADPGLPDGHDVILLSMILHDWDEPTNRALLAKCHAALPAGGAIVICELLLNDERTGPPEAALMGMNMLVETEGGKNYSGAEYAAWLADAGFVDVHTVPFDAPGANGAVVARRA from the coding sequence ATGATCAATCCCACACCTTTGATGCGTCTGGTGGCCGGCGTCTGGGGATTCAAGACCCTCGCGGTCGGCGTCGAACTCGGCCTGTTCACCCGGCTCGCGAACGGGCGGACCCTCACGGTCGACGAGGTCGCCACCGAGTTCGGGCTGGCCGAACGCCCGGCGGACCTGCTGTTGGCCGCGAGTGCGTCCCTCGGCCTGCTCGAGAAGGCCGGCGACGGTTACCGCAACTCCGAACTCGCCGAGCAGTTCCTGGTCGAGGGCCGTCCCTACTACTTCGGCGCGCAGATCCGCTACTCCGACCTGCGCACCTATCTGCCCTGGCACCGCATCGGTGAGGCCCTGCGCACCGACCGGCCCCTCACCTGGGACCCGCAGGCCCAGCAGTCGATGTTCGACACCACCGACCCGCAGATGCTGCTGGAGTTCTGGGACGCCATGTACTCCACCTCCAGCTTCACCGCCCGCGCGCTGGCCGACGCGTACGACTTCGGCGCGCACACCCGGCTGCTCGACGTCGGTGGCGGGGCCGGAGCGTTCCCGATCGAGTTCTGCCGCCGCCTGCCCGACCTGCGGGCGACCATCCTCGACCTGCCGCACGTGTGCGTCCGCGCCGAGGAGCGGATCGCGGAGGCAGGCCTGAGCGGGCGGATCGGCACGGTCGGCGGCGACTTCCTGGCCGACCCGGGACTGCCGGACGGGCACGACGTCATCCTGCTCAGCATGATCCTGCACGACTGGGACGAGCCGACGAACCGGGCGTTGCTGGCCAAGTGCCACGCGGCGCTGCCGGCCGGCGGGGCGATCGTCATCTGCGAACTGCTGCTCAACGACGAGCGCACCGGCCCGCCGGAGGCCGCCCTGATGGGTATGAACATGCTGGTCGAAACCGAGGGCGGCAAGAACTACTCCGGCGCCGAATACGCGGCCTGGCTCGCCGACGCCGGCTTCGTCGACGTACACACGGTGCCGTTCGACGCCCCGGGTGCCAACGGGGCGGTGGTGGCCCGACGGGCCTGA
- a CDS encoding S8 family serine peptidase, whose protein sequence is MRQPIRSRWIAGLAGLAILGLPALPASAEPAGTAGATAPEAATAPTGATATTITLVTGDRVTVTTTPDGSRSYSAEPASGSPPGTFLARTDVDGDTFFYPSDVIGQVGHRLDPQLFNVTGLLRDGYDDARRDTLPLIVKSDPKAAARARSAADGLLSGERALPSIGASAATLDKDDADELGETLDSFSRIWLDAKVRVDALDLNLTQIKAPQAWATGRSGKGVKVAVLDTGADPNHPDLAGRISSSADFTGKGSPSDGHGHGTHVAGIAAGSGAGAVGIRSGVAPQADLIVGKVLDDNGDGTNSMIISGMEWAVEQGARVINMSLGSGPSDGTDPVSTALEKLTAQSGALFVVSAGNDGPRVGSVAAPSVAPSALSVAAVDYVGGTASFSSRGPTRAAGLMKPEIAAPGVNIVAARAAGSTNGAVQPDPNYLAMSGTSMAAPHVAGVAALLAEENPDWKADRLKSVLMGTAVAPPAAQSIHEVGAGVLDARAALSQRLVASAGSVAFPGAEGAATRTITITNTGTAETTVALAGTLGRGGAGTPAGLLTVSPATLTLPAGGSGEVRLAVDSTGTPTGTYSGALTATPADGSQTLRVPLMLDRTRTVKVSALDRDGNPAAAQVTLLNTESGAAINANIPANPGTADVRVPDGPYVVVGTVAMKIGDNHAGAILTLDNPADSDTVVLDARQTRRWTVTVDGFDTRPELVAANLRRMTPDGKYWTGHSVLFGGAYGPFSRDALWISPTKGTMGGTVARSERWRLADADSDHLTGDSNLLFDLTFADDEVPAEAAHRLTRRDVRDLAKVRTTYKGYNEDFRYQEGSTVYGPGLLGLNVTSPSYLSVPRVRTEYIQARDTQWMRFTHRSKDRVELRNMPGPITTYRPGSTTSDTWFAGPLTTRAQGTVTGARLELSANDAVNTTGRTVDYIDFSYPQKWSSATRLYRDGALVVDRGSKIDKTFEDNGPASYVLERSFTSGGIFPMGGEGQTRWTFRTDGSSGTATPVRLLNTSVTADLDLHNRAKPNRKLTLEASITGESDKLRKVRAWVTADGGATWTEVDVSRRGKGKHVFTAPRTALVAGGFLGFRITAEDASGASIDQSLPRAIPVKG, encoded by the coding sequence ATGAGACAACCCATCCGCTCACGATGGATCGCGGGGCTGGCCGGCCTGGCGATCCTCGGGCTGCCGGCGCTTCCTGCGTCCGCCGAGCCCGCTGGGACAGCAGGCGCCACCGCGCCGGAGGCAGCCACCGCGCCGACGGGGGCCACCGCCACGACGATCACCCTGGTCACGGGCGACCGGGTCACGGTGACCACCACCCCCGACGGCAGCCGCTCCTACAGCGCGGAACCGGCATCCGGTTCGCCGCCGGGCACATTCCTGGCGCGTACCGATGTGGATGGCGACACCTTCTTCTATCCCAGCGACGTGATCGGGCAGGTCGGCCACCGGCTCGACCCGCAGCTGTTCAACGTCACGGGCCTGCTACGCGACGGCTACGACGACGCCCGCCGCGACACCCTCCCGCTGATCGTCAAGTCCGACCCGAAGGCGGCTGCCCGGGCACGGAGCGCGGCCGACGGGCTGCTCTCCGGGGAACGCGCGCTGCCGTCGATCGGCGCCAGCGCGGCCACCCTGGACAAGGACGACGCCGACGAGCTCGGCGAGACGCTGGACAGCTTCAGCCGGATCTGGCTGGATGCCAAGGTCAGGGTGGACGCCCTCGACCTCAACCTGACCCAGATCAAGGCACCCCAGGCATGGGCGACGGGGCGTAGCGGCAAGGGCGTCAAGGTCGCCGTGCTGGACACCGGCGCCGACCCGAACCACCCCGACCTGGCCGGCCGGATCAGCAGCTCCGCGGACTTCACCGGCAAGGGCAGCCCGTCCGACGGGCACGGCCACGGCACCCACGTCGCGGGCATCGCGGCGGGTAGCGGCGCGGGCGCGGTCGGCATCCGTTCCGGGGTCGCCCCGCAGGCCGACCTGATCGTCGGCAAGGTCCTCGACGACAACGGCGACGGCACCAACTCGATGATCATCTCGGGCATGGAATGGGCCGTCGAGCAGGGCGCCCGGGTCATCAACATGTCGCTGGGCAGTGGTCCGAGTGACGGCACGGACCCGGTGTCCACCGCGCTGGAGAAGCTCACCGCCCAGTCCGGCGCGCTCTTCGTGGTCTCCGCCGGGAACGACGGACCGCGGGTCGGCTCCGTCGCCGCTCCCTCGGTCGCCCCGAGCGCCCTGTCGGTCGCCGCGGTGGACTACGTGGGTGGCACCGCCAGCTTCTCCAGCCGGGGACCGACGCGGGCGGCCGGACTCATGAAGCCGGAGATCGCCGCGCCGGGCGTGAACATCGTCGCCGCCCGCGCCGCCGGTTCGACCAACGGCGCCGTCCAGCCGGACCCCAACTACCTCGCGATGTCGGGTACGTCGATGGCGGCCCCGCACGTCGCGGGCGTCGCGGCGCTGCTCGCCGAGGAAAACCCGGACTGGAAGGCCGACCGGCTGAAGTCGGTGCTGATGGGGACAGCGGTGGCCCCGCCCGCCGCGCAGTCGATCCACGAGGTGGGCGCCGGCGTGCTCGACGCCAGGGCCGCGCTGTCGCAGCGCCTGGTCGCCTCCGCCGGGTCGGTCGCCTTCCCCGGCGCCGAGGGCGCCGCCACCCGCACGATCACCATCACCAACACCGGTACGGCGGAGACCACCGTCGCCCTCGCCGGCACCCTCGGCCGCGGCGGGGCCGGCACGCCCGCCGGGCTGCTGACCGTCAGCCCGGCCACCCTCACCCTGCCCGCCGGTGGCTCCGGCGAGGTGCGGCTCGCCGTCGACAGCACCGGTACCCCCACCGGCACCTACAGCGGTGCGCTCACCGCCACCCCGGCCGACGGCAGCCAGACGCTGCGTGTCCCGCTGATGCTCGACCGGACCCGTACGGTGAAGGTCTCCGCGCTGGACCGCGACGGCAACCCGGCCGCCGCCCAGGTGACCCTGCTCAACACCGAGAGCGGCGCCGCCATCAACGCGAACATCCCCGCCAACCCCGGCACCGCCGACGTCCGGGTCCCCGACGGCCCGTACGTGGTGGTCGGCACCGTGGCGATGAAGATCGGGGACAACCACGCCGGCGCGATCCTGACCCTGGACAACCCGGCGGACTCCGACACGGTCGTGCTGGACGCCCGGCAGACCCGCCGCTGGACCGTCACGGTGGACGGCTTCGACACCCGGCCCGAACTGGTCGCCGCCAACCTGCGTCGGATGACGCCGGACGGCAAGTACTGGACCGGCCACAGCGTCCTGTTCGGTGGGGCGTACGGCCCGTTCAGCCGCGACGCGCTCTGGATCAGCCCGACCAAGGGCACCATGGGTGGCACCGTGGCCCGCTCGGAGCGCTGGCGGCTGGCCGACGCGGACAGCGACCACCTGACCGGTGACAGCAACCTCCTCTTCGACCTCACCTTCGCCGACGACGAGGTGCCCGCCGAGGCCGCGCACCGGCTGACCAGGCGGGACGTCCGCGACCTGGCCAAGGTCCGCACCACCTACAAGGGCTACAACGAGGACTTCCGCTACCAGGAGGGCAGCACGGTCTACGGCCCCGGCCTGCTCGGGCTCAACGTGACCTCGCCGTCGTACCTGTCGGTGCCCCGGGTCCGCACCGAGTACATCCAGGCGCGGGACACCCAGTGGATGCGGTTCACCCACCGCAGCAAGGACCGGGTGGAACTGCGCAACATGCCCGGGCCGATCACCACCTACCGGCCCGGCAGCACCACCAGTGACACCTGGTTCGCCGGCCCGCTGACGACCCGTGCCCAGGGCACCGTCACCGGGGCCCGGTTGGAGCTCAGCGCGAACGACGCCGTCAACACGACGGGCCGGACCGTCGACTACATCGACTTCAGCTACCCGCAGAAGTGGTCGTCCGCCACCCGGCTCTACCGGGACGGGGCGCTGGTCGTGGACCGGGGTTCCAAGATCGACAAGACCTTCGAGGACAACGGCCCCGCGTCCTACGTCCTGGAGCGGTCCTTCACCTCGGGCGGCATCTTCCCGATGGGCGGCGAAGGCCAGACCCGGTGGACCTTCCGCACCGACGGGTCGTCCGGTACGGCCACCCCGGTCCGGCTGCTCAACACCAGCGTCACCGCCGACCTGGACCTGCACAACCGGGCCAAGCCGAACCGGAAGCTGACCCTCGAGGCCAGCATCACCGGTGAGTCGGACAAGCTCCGCAAGGTGCGGGCCTGGGTGACCGCCGACGGCGGTGCCACCTGGACCGAGGTCGACGTGTCGCGTCGGGGCAAGGGCAAGCACGTCTTCACCGCACCGCGTACGGCGCTGGTCGCGGGCGGCTTCCTCGGCTTCCGCATCACCGCCGAGGACGCCAGCGGCGCCTCGATCGACCAGTCGCTGCCCCGGGCCATTCCGGTCAAGGGCTGA
- a CDS encoding sulfurtransferase TusA family protein — MQPVHAVVDAGGESWPRVRDVLERHCHRLPPGCVVELLTEDPVVPGEVGAWCAAGGAELLATDETGVPVVLRIRTGGSQHRQWNLED, encoded by the coding sequence ATGCAACCCGTTCATGCCGTCGTCGACGCCGGCGGTGAGTCCTGGCCACGAGTGCGGGACGTTCTCGAACGGCACTGCCATCGCCTGCCACCCGGCTGCGTGGTGGAACTGCTCACCGAGGACCCCGTGGTCCCCGGCGAGGTGGGCGCATGGTGCGCGGCGGGCGGTGCGGAACTGCTCGCCACGGACGAGACCGGGGTTCCCGTGGTGCTCCGGATCCGGACCGGGGGATCGCAGCACAGGCAATGGAACCTGGAGGACTGA